In Limibacter armeniacum, a single window of DNA contains:
- a CDS encoding alpha/beta fold hydrolase, whose protein sequence is MEPQQWKATGSFFHYNGHQVFFKKEGTGEPLLLIHGFPTASWDWHKLWHSLSQQFQVITVDLLGYGFSDKPKNYPYSLKDQADLIESFMKELKLGHTHILAHDYGDTVAQELLARQKEQKCSFEIKSVCFLNGGMFPETTKPRKIQKLLTSKIGPIIAPFLNKRRLSKNFHEIFGPDTKPTIQEINHYWELITYNKGKYVIPYLSRYQLERKKFRNRWVEYALTGHKTPICMINGIHDPISGINIASRFKEVTEDAEVYLLEGIGHYPQMEAPEKVLSHYYSWLKAFSKKEDELYQK, encoded by the coding sequence ATGGAACCTCAACAGTGGAAAGCTACTGGTAGCTTTTTTCATTACAATGGACATCAGGTTTTCTTCAAAAAAGAAGGAACAGGAGAACCGCTTTTACTTATTCATGGCTTTCCGACAGCCTCGTGGGACTGGCACAAACTGTGGCATTCATTAAGCCAACAGTTTCAGGTAATCACAGTAGACCTATTGGGCTATGGTTTTTCAGACAAACCAAAAAACTATCCCTACAGCCTAAAAGACCAAGCTGACCTTATTGAATCTTTTATGAAAGAGCTTAAGCTTGGGCATACCCATATCTTGGCACATGATTACGGAGATACAGTAGCCCAAGAGTTACTGGCGAGACAGAAAGAGCAGAAGTGTTCGTTTGAAATAAAATCCGTTTGCTTTCTGAATGGCGGAATGTTTCCAGAAACAACCAAACCAAGAAAAATTCAGAAACTCCTGACAAGTAAAATCGGTCCAATCATCGCCCCTTTCCTAAACAAAAGAAGGTTAAGCAAAAACTTTCATGAAATCTTCGGTCCGGACACCAAACCAACTATACAAGAGATCAATCACTATTGGGAGTTGATTACATACAATAAAGGAAAGTATGTAATCCCCTACTTGAGCAGGTATCAGTTAGAGCGTAAAAAGTTTCGAAACAGATGGGTGGAATATGCTCTGACAGGACACAAAACACCAATTTGTATGATCAATGGCATCCATGATCCTATTTCAGGGATAAATATAGCAAGCCGATTCAAGGAAGTTACTGAAGATGCGGAAGTCTATTTACTGGAAGGAATTGGACATTATCCTCAGATGGAGGCGCCAGAAAAAGTCCTTAGTCACTATTATAGCTGGCTAAAAGCCTTTTCTAAAAAGGAAGATGAACTATATCAGAAGTAA
- a CDS encoding leucine-rich repeat domain-containing protein: protein MNVSKYFLVLTVLAALFGSTRSMAQYEGPQLSGEEVEQYKEEATFLVRYLEGTLNELGNPSVTPAEKGIIIQNSYSKLFRDDKVQIEDDLDPNREAINNKDVQAYLKDIEFFFDSAHFEFIIGDISHSVADNGELYFTVELTRKLFAESIKGEQIDDTKERFVEINLDEINRVLKIASIYTTKLSQKEEMAQWWSKVPMDWKHIFANGATLTDSTPMENVARISEEEMVMYDSTTRPLDASIFGRIEQIRNLETLDVSNFDSLADLSPLSKLKKLRSLNLATIQATDLMPLRSLTKLEELHIDSTQISDLTPLRYLTNLKFVSAEYTPLRDLSAVANFTALERLNISHTLVTNFSPLRELKSLKTLKADNTPLIDLQPLSTSTELQVLDVAYSNVTSLDGLQQLKKLERVNISGTSVEDLSPLKNATLLKILFADQSSILDLTPLKDAKKLERIYCDNSNVSQGIAVAYMQVNPTALVIYDSEQLRNWWSGLSQEWKSYFVSAAKLHGEPNKEELQQIANITEVNIEGNQAITSLDPLTNLVNLRVLVASGTNISDLTPISRLLPLESLQVSDTKVSSLQPISGLVNLRTLEAVNTQISDLTPLSKLYHLQILNLQGTKVYHLTALNPLSSLVYMNCEQTPMDQSAIMTFNRNHASTEIIFRTGELQLWWTELPEEWKEVFKGYVPANGTPSDQNLHKIGALTSINVSGNKDLKTLEPLKKLFMLQELQMSNTRINSIEPLSGNSTLEVLACDNTPVENLSPIGNIQTLKKLDFSNSLVEDIDFLENLYALEELRMSGNENVKDLKPLSDHKALKILDCSNTNIKHLKYLENADNLKNLKCYKTRLNSKKVAQFKQRVPQCEVDYY, encoded by the coding sequence ATGAATGTGAGTAAATACTTTTTGGTGCTAACAGTTTTGGCTGCCTTGTTTGGCTCCACACGCAGTATGGCACAGTACGAAGGACCACAACTTTCTGGTGAAGAAGTGGAACAATACAAGGAAGAAGCCACATTTCTGGTGCGCTACCTTGAAGGAACCCTCAATGAACTGGGGAACCCTTCTGTAACGCCTGCAGAAAAAGGCATCATCATACAGAATTCGTACAGCAAGCTTTTCAGGGATGATAAGGTTCAGATTGAAGACGACCTTGACCCAAACCGTGAAGCAATCAATAACAAGGATGTTCAGGCTTACCTGAAAGACATCGAATTTTTCTTCGATAGCGCACATTTTGAGTTCATCATTGGTGACATCTCCCATAGTGTTGCAGATAATGGAGAACTTTACTTTACAGTGGAGCTAACCCGTAAGCTTTTTGCTGAATCTATCAAAGGTGAGCAGATTGACGATACTAAAGAGCGCTTTGTTGAGATTAACCTTGATGAGATCAACAGGGTGCTGAAAATTGCGAGCATCTATACGACCAAACTGAGCCAGAAAGAGGAAATGGCTCAATGGTGGAGCAAAGTTCCTATGGACTGGAAACATATCTTTGCCAATGGTGCTACACTGACAGATTCAACACCGATGGAAAACGTTGCTCGAATCAGTGAAGAGGAAATGGTGATGTATGACAGTACAACACGCCCGTTGGACGCTTCGATCTTTGGTAGAATTGAACAGATCAGAAATCTGGAAACGTTGGATGTATCCAATTTTGACTCGCTTGCAGACCTGTCTCCACTTTCTAAACTGAAAAAACTTCGCAGCTTAAATCTGGCAACTATTCAGGCTACAGACCTGATGCCACTAAGAAGTTTGACAAAACTGGAAGAACTGCATATTGACAGTACTCAGATTAGCGATTTAACACCTCTTAGATACCTGACAAACCTAAAGTTCGTAAGTGCGGAATACACTCCGCTTCGTGACTTGTCAGCTGTAGCCAACTTTACAGCACTTGAGAGGCTGAATATTTCACATACACTTGTAACCAACTTCTCTCCACTGAGAGAGTTGAAGTCACTGAAGACATTAAAGGCAGACAATACGCCATTGATTGACCTTCAGCCACTTTCAACTTCAACTGAGCTACAAGTATTGGATGTTGCTTATTCCAATGTAACATCACTTGATGGACTTCAACAATTGAAGAAACTCGAAAGGGTGAACATTAGTGGAACGTCTGTTGAAGACCTGTCACCATTGAAGAATGCTACACTGTTAAAGATTCTATTTGCTGACCAGTCTTCAATTCTTGACCTGACACCACTGAAAGATGCCAAAAAACTGGAGAGAATCTATTGCGACAATTCCAATGTTTCTCAAGGCATTGCTGTAGCATATATGCAAGTAAATCCAACAGCATTGGTGATCTACGATTCAGAGCAACTTCGTAACTGGTGGTCTGGTCTGAGCCAAGAGTGGAAAAGCTATTTTGTAAGTGCAGCAAAACTGCACGGTGAGCCTAACAAGGAAGAGCTGCAGCAAATTGCCAATATTACAGAAGTAAATATTGAAGGTAATCAGGCTATCACTTCATTGGATCCGCTTACCAACTTGGTAAACCTGAGAGTATTGGTTGCAAGCGGTACTAACATCAGTGACCTTACTCCTATATCAAGACTTTTACCATTGGAAAGCCTTCAGGTTTCTGACACAAAGGTGAGCTCGCTTCAGCCTATTTCAGGTCTTGTAAACCTGAGAACACTGGAAGCTGTCAATACACAAATCAGTGACCTGACACCACTTTCTAAGTTGTACCACTTGCAGATTCTAAACCTGCAAGGCACTAAAGTCTATCACTTAACGGCATTGAATCCATTGTCATCACTGGTTTATATGAATTGTGAGCAGACACCAATGGATCAGTCAGCAATTATGACTTTCAACCGAAACCATGCATCTACGGAAATTATATTCCGTACTGGTGAGCTACAGCTTTGGTGGACTGAGCTTCCTGAAGAATGGAAAGAAGTATTTAAAGGATATGTCCCTGCCAATGGAACTCCAAGTGATCAGAACCTCCACAAAATTGGCGCTTTGACAAGTATCAATGTTTCAGGCAACAAAGACCTGAAAACATTGGAGCCTCTTAAAAAGCTATTTATGCTACAAGAGCTTCAAATGTCAAATACAAGGATCAACAGCATTGAACCTTTATCAGGAAACAGTACGCTAGAAGTTCTGGCTTGTGACAATACTCCTGTTGAGAATCTTTCGCCAATTGGTAACATCCAAACGCTTAAGAAGCTTGACTTCTCCAACTCACTTGTAGAGGATATCGACTTCCTTGAGAACCTCTATGCACTGGAAGAACTAAGAATGTCTGGAAACGAAAACGTTAAGGACTTGAAACCGCTATCTGACCATAAAGCTTTGAAAATTCTTGACTGTTCCAACACGAACATCAAGCATCTGAAATACTTGGAAAATGCAGATAACCTGAAAAACCTGAAGTGTTACAAAACACGCTTAAACAGCAAGAAGGTTGCTCAGTTCAAGCAAAGAGTTCCTCAATGTGAGGTAGACTACTATTAG
- a CDS encoding outer membrane protein assembly factor BamD, with the protein MLRRILLPILLGLILGACSNFSKVMKSTDPKEKYEAAVAYYEEKDYYRAGLLFEDVMPAFVGAAESEQLQFYYAYCHFYQSQYLLANHYFKSFFNTYNRSPYAEEALYMSAYSLYKDTPRYNLDQSNTNDAIGEMQDFLNRYPASEYAPEANRIILELRQKLEKKAFENAMQYAQLRRYKAASVALDNFMKDYPDSELKEQAMFKKLEAEFELAKISIPSKQQERFETALITYKKFSSKYPDSEYFKTASKISDAATKELDRITASVR; encoded by the coding sequence ATGCTGAGAAGAATATTATTGCCAATATTACTTGGCCTGATACTGGGGGCGTGTAGCAACTTTTCTAAAGTAATGAAAAGTACTGATCCGAAAGAAAAGTATGAAGCTGCTGTAGCCTATTATGAAGAAAAAGATTACTATCGAGCAGGGTTGTTGTTTGAAGATGTGATGCCTGCCTTTGTGGGTGCAGCTGAGTCTGAGCAGTTGCAGTTCTACTATGCATACTGTCATTTCTATCAGAGTCAGTACTTGCTGGCAAACCATTACTTTAAGAGCTTCTTTAATACTTACAACAGAAGCCCTTATGCAGAAGAAGCACTTTATATGTCAGCATACTCGCTTTATAAGGATACACCAAGATACAACCTTGATCAGTCCAATACCAATGATGCGATTGGCGAGATGCAGGACTTCCTGAACAGATACCCTGCTAGTGAGTACGCTCCTGAAGCAAACAGAATTATTTTGGAATTGCGTCAGAAACTGGAGAAGAAGGCTTTTGAAAATGCAATGCAGTATGCACAGCTGAGAAGATACAAAGCAGCATCTGTAGCATTGGATAACTTTATGAAGGATTATCCGGATTCTGAGCTGAAAGAGCAGGCAATGTTCAAGAAGTTGGAAGCAGAGTTTGAACTGGCAAAAATCAGTATTCCTTCCAAACAACAAGAGCGTTTTGAGACAGCACTGATTACTTACAAGAAGTTTTCAAGTAAGTACCCAGATTCAGAATATTTCAAGACAGCTTCAAAAATTAGTGATGCTGCCACAAAAGAATTGGATAGAATAACTGCTTCTGTTCGATAA
- a CDS encoding muramidase family protein, with protein MRHIVQPGDTLYSIAKKYNLSTNELLSINGLKPTSVLQIGQSLFVSQANATPEGQSAVEYTVQSGDTLYAIGKKFNIPPQEILRINGLSTNSGIYVGQKLKVSSNSSNSVVHEDNPNMKQIRYYTVQAGDSLFKIAKQFGTTPEEILGLNNMSPQATIYIGQQLKVAEMPANTPPVSSPSLAVEDYTVQAGDSLYLIAQNFNTTPADLLSMNGLPVNASIYVGQILKVPTRSKSNGNTSIPDSKSPADTKYRVHTVSPGEWLAKIAKDYSVQPEDIVRLNSIRGNNIYIGQKLMIPFSSTPNPPSHLQGNTKVIAQNREILSLEKVDGKLAIGKGLLGRIAADTNIHAEDLEKVQLRLMQLGFLAEDHDENPYRLQQQTGGDIWGKNIPQTISAIRKLQDRYRLNWWVANTQRCEMLGTNRFTAGVIDNGDITFKFLREFTEYELSFPHPITGQTITINFNNFVRSGYNVYYHGVGFHGNSSAESVPLSTFLELGLDENLAMAMRYISQHEGNFDAINTYDKAIFSYGFIQFAGGGRGFGPLMARMKVREPELFKMYFQDLGIDVTYTTRNGDIHKGELQLVDIHASQGQFEVSGEDAEKALRADPQLYGAFMRAAYHPAFIKCQIEQAIRAYVVPALGIKLNLNIGGQQYTDVPITEIINSPMGLGFAIDMTVNKWITKTGQLFEGAIQMVANESGLYSFDQLKSIDEKLVIQSIIDNNGDDQRIVTRGGNMLNSELAATKRQNGGLGLLT; from the coding sequence ATGCGTCATATTGTACAACCAGGGGACACACTGTATAGCATCGCAAAAAAATATAATCTTTCAACCAACGAACTGCTATCTATTAATGGCTTGAAGCCGACTTCTGTATTACAGATCGGGCAATCGCTTTTTGTTTCCCAAGCCAATGCAACTCCTGAAGGGCAAAGTGCTGTAGAATACACTGTACAAAGTGGTGATACACTTTACGCCATTGGTAAAAAATTCAATATTCCTCCCCAAGAAATTCTACGGATCAATGGACTATCAACCAACTCTGGAATCTATGTAGGTCAAAAACTGAAGGTTTCTTCCAACAGCAGTAATTCTGTTGTACATGAGGACAATCCCAATATGAAACAGATTCGGTACTATACCGTACAGGCTGGAGACTCATTATTCAAAATAGCCAAACAGTTTGGCACAACGCCTGAAGAAATCCTTGGGCTTAATAATATGAGTCCACAGGCCACTATATATATAGGGCAACAACTAAAAGTAGCAGAAATGCCTGCCAACACACCACCAGTATCATCTCCTTCGCTAGCTGTAGAGGATTATACAGTACAAGCTGGTGACTCATTATATTTAATTGCACAAAATTTCAATACAACACCTGCTGACTTGCTTTCCATGAATGGACTTCCTGTCAATGCATCCATTTATGTAGGACAAATACTTAAAGTACCTACTAGAAGCAAGTCCAATGGAAATACATCTATTCCTGATTCAAAATCCCCAGCCGACACCAAATATAGGGTTCATACAGTAAGTCCAGGTGAATGGTTAGCCAAAATAGCCAAGGATTACAGTGTACAACCTGAGGATATCGTAAGACTGAATAGCATCAGGGGCAACAATATTTATATAGGTCAAAAGCTGATGATTCCATTTAGCTCTACACCTAATCCTCCATCCCATCTTCAAGGGAATACAAAAGTTATCGCTCAAAACAGGGAAATTCTTAGCCTTGAAAAGGTTGACGGTAAACTGGCAATTGGCAAAGGACTTTTGGGCAGGATTGCTGCTGATACTAATATACATGCAGAAGATCTAGAAAAAGTACAGCTTAGATTGATGCAATTGGGCTTTTTAGCAGAGGACCATGATGAAAACCCCTACAGACTTCAGCAGCAAACCGGTGGCGACATTTGGGGTAAAAACATACCTCAAACCATTTCCGCTATTAGAAAGCTTCAGGATAGATACCGCCTCAACTGGTGGGTAGCCAACACTCAACGTTGTGAGATGCTAGGCACCAACCGTTTTACTGCTGGCGTCATTGACAATGGAGACATCACCTTTAAGTTCCTCAGAGAATTTACCGAGTATGAACTCTCCTTCCCCCACCCTATTACAGGACAAACCATTACAATCAATTTCAATAACTTTGTCAGAAGTGGCTACAATGTTTATTATCACGGAGTTGGTTTTCATGGTAACTCATCAGCTGAAAGCGTTCCGTTGTCTACCTTCTTGGAACTGGGACTGGATGAGAACCTAGCCATGGCCATGCGTTACATTTCACAACATGAAGGAAACTTTGACGCAATCAACACTTACGACAAAGCTATATTCTCGTATGGGTTCATCCAGTTTGCAGGAGGAGGTCGTGGTTTTGGACCATTGATGGCTAGAATGAAAGTAAGAGAGCCTGAGCTTTTCAAGATGTACTTCCAAGACTTAGGCATTGATGTCACCTACACGACCCGAAATGGAGATATCCATAAAGGGGAACTTCAACTGGTGGACATTCACGCTAGTCAAGGACAGTTTGAAGTATCAGGTGAGGATGCTGAAAAGGCATTGAGAGCAGACCCACAACTATACGGAGCCTTTATGAGAGCAGCTTACCACCCTGCCTTTATAAAATGTCAGATCGAACAGGCAATCCGAGCATACGTAGTGCCTGCACTTGGCATCAAGCTCAACCTTAATATTGGAGGTCAGCAATATACTGATGTACCAATTACTGAAATAATCAACTCACCGATGGGCCTTGGCTTTGCCATTGACATGACAGTCAACAAATGGATTACCAAAACAGGGCAACTTTTTGAAGGTGCCATCCAAATGGTAGCCAATGAAAGTGGCTTGTATTCTTTCGATCAACTGAAGTCAATTGACGAGAAACTGGTGATACAAAGCATCATTGATAATAATGGAGATGACCAAAGAATTGTGACCCGAGGAGGCAATATGCTGAACAGTGAGCTGGCAGCAACCAAGCGTCAGAATGGCGGCTTAGGACTTCTTACGTAA
- the coaBC gene encoding bifunctional phosphopantothenoylcysteine decarboxylase/phosphopantothenate--cysteine ligase CoaBC, whose protein sequence is MSILKNKKILIGVTASIAAYKIAHLTRLLKKQGAEVQLLMTDASKEFITPLTLSTLSERPVLSDFTKGKTGEWNNHVELGMWADLMLIAPASANTLGKMAGGICDNLLLATYLSARCPVFVCPAMDLDMYAHPSTMRNLVLLQEYGNHIIDAEEGELASGLTGKGRMAEPEHIVAAMEQFLTSEDKPLSGKKVLLTAGPTREYIDPVRYMTNASSGKMGYSLAAAFLKQGADVTIVSGPVDVEAEGGIKIIPVNTAEEMYKATANEFDKVDIAVFTAAVADYTPKYKSDVKIKKEGNDMNIEMVKTHDIAFEMGKLKKSGQMTVGFALETNNEQENAIKKLHKKNLDFVVLNSLQNKGAGFGHDTNQITIFDEQGATTFPLKSKREVAEDIVAYLLKKLQEV, encoded by the coding sequence ATGAGCATACTGAAGAACAAGAAAATACTGATTGGCGTTACGGCAAGTATCGCAGCCTATAAAATTGCACATCTAACAAGGTTGCTGAAAAAGCAAGGGGCAGAAGTTCAACTGCTGATGACAGACGCTTCCAAAGAATTTATCACACCACTTACACTTTCAACCCTATCTGAAAGGCCTGTGCTTTCTGATTTTACGAAAGGCAAAACAGGAGAATGGAACAACCATGTAGAGTTGGGGATGTGGGCTGACCTGATGCTGATTGCACCTGCAAGTGCAAATACCTTGGGCAAAATGGCAGGTGGAATATGTGATAACTTACTATTGGCAACATACCTGTCTGCTAGGTGTCCCGTATTTGTATGTCCTGCAATGGATCTTGATATGTATGCACATCCTTCAACGATGCGTAACCTGGTACTGTTACAGGAGTATGGTAACCATATTATCGACGCTGAGGAAGGTGAGTTGGCAAGTGGACTGACTGGAAAAGGTAGAATGGCAGAGCCTGAGCATATCGTAGCTGCTATGGAACAGTTTCTGACTAGTGAAGATAAGCCATTAAGTGGGAAGAAAGTGCTATTGACAGCAGGACCTACAAGAGAGTATATCGATCCTGTAAGGTATATGACCAATGCATCCAGCGGAAAAATGGGCTACTCTTTGGCAGCTGCTTTTCTAAAGCAGGGAGCAGATGTTACAATAGTAAGTGGTCCTGTTGACGTTGAGGCAGAAGGAGGCATAAAAATCATTCCTGTCAATACAGCGGAAGAAATGTATAAGGCAACTGCCAATGAATTTGATAAGGTAGATATTGCCGTTTTTACAGCAGCTGTGGCTGATTATACACCAAAGTATAAATCGGATGTCAAGATCAAGAAAGAGGGTAATGACATGAATATTGAGATGGTCAAAACACATGACATTGCCTTTGAAATGGGAAAACTCAAAAAGTCTGGACAAATGACTGTTGGTTTTGCTTTGGAAACCAATAATGAGCAGGAGAACGCAATTAAAAAATTGCATAAGAAAAATCTGGACTTTGTAGTTCTGAACTCATTGCAAAACAAAGGTGCTGGGTTTGGACATGATACAAACCAAATTACCATATTTGATGAACAGGGTGCGACGACATTCCCGCTTAAGTCCAAAAGGGAAGTGGCGGAAGATATTGTAGCTTACTTGTTGAAAAAACTTCA
- a CDS encoding DinB family protein: protein MKRQSQKLADLLDNYTIRLSMMEEEEMEQKTSPSKWSKKEIVGHLVDSAQNNIQRFIRAQIQDNYQLIKYEQDKWVELNNYQSWDEVLLVQYFRSVNQQVIMIWEKMPNEQLTSACVVDGDTVTLEWIMDDYLVHMEHHLKQIFPDND, encoded by the coding sequence ATGAAAAGACAATCTCAGAAACTTGCAGACCTTCTTGATAATTACACAATCAGACTTTCCATGATGGAGGAAGAAGAGATGGAACAAAAAACATCTCCATCAAAATGGTCTAAAAAGGAAATTGTGGGGCATTTGGTAGACTCTGCTCAAAACAATATTCAGCGGTTTATCCGTGCACAAATTCAGGACAACTATCAGCTTATCAAGTATGAGCAGGATAAGTGGGTTGAACTAAACAATTACCAAAGTTGGGATGAAGTGTTACTGGTTCAATATTTTAGGTCTGTAAACCAACAGGTCATTATGATTTGGGAAAAAATGCCAAATGAACAACTGACCTCAGCTTGTGTTGTAGATGGGGATACCGTAACGCTTGAGTGGATTATGGATGACTACTTAGTGCATATGGAGCACCACCTCAAACAGATATTTCCAGATAATGATTAG
- a CDS encoding class I SAM-dependent methyltransferase yields the protein MKDYFSRQASIYAKFRPTYPDALYDEIVKHVDDKGVAWDCGTGNGQVAQGLAKHFNSVYATDISLDQLSHAIYNRKVQYLQFPAEETPFADDTFDLITAGQALHWFDIEKYYEEVKRVGKDNSLFACWGYNFPIAQNEEIQQLLTEFTNTLHEYFPPERQMVDEKYETIPFPFEEIKVSESFQIEKKWMTEELCGYLNSWSAVQRYKDQHKENPVDKLYEQLESSETATATVSLVFPIFIRIGKIKK from the coding sequence ATGAAAGACTACTTTTCTAGACAAGCTTCAATCTATGCCAAATTCCGACCAACCTATCCAGATGCACTTTATGACGAAATTGTAAAGCATGTGGATGACAAAGGGGTAGCGTGGGATTGTGGCACAGGCAACGGACAGGTTGCACAAGGGCTTGCCAAGCACTTCAACAGCGTTTATGCCACAGACATAAGCTTGGACCAACTCTCACATGCTATTTATAACAGGAAGGTACAGTACCTCCAATTCCCTGCTGAAGAAACGCCTTTTGCTGACGATACATTTGACTTGATAACTGCAGGTCAGGCATTGCACTGGTTTGACATTGAAAAGTATTATGAGGAAGTAAAACGTGTGGGCAAAGACAATTCACTGTTCGCTTGTTGGGGGTATAACTTCCCGATAGCTCAAAATGAAGAAATTCAGCAGCTGCTAACAGAATTCACCAACACACTTCACGAATATTTCCCACCCGAAAGACAAATGGTTGATGAAAAGTATGAAACCATTCCTTTCCCATTTGAGGAAATCAAAGTATCAGAGAGCTTTCAGATCGAAAAGAAATGGATGACTGAAGAACTTTGCGGGTATCTCAACTCATGGTCAGCAGTACAACGATATAAGGATCAGCATAAGGAAAACCCTGTTGATAAACTATATGAACAGCTTGAGTCTTCAGAAACAGCAACGGCAACTGTCTCATTGGTGTTCCCTATTTTTATTAGAATAGGAAAGATTAAAAAATAG
- a CDS encoding DNA-directed RNA polymerase subunit omega, with protein sequence MSKSSIITRDFSDLTQETDNIYESLVIISKRARQISTNLKEELTAKLSEFATTVDNLEEIHENREQIEISKFYERMPKPTTLATEEFIEGKVYFTKGTDQEF encoded by the coding sequence ATGTCAAAATCATCTATTATTACGAGAGACTTCTCGGACTTGACTCAAGAAACTGATAACATTTACGAGTCGCTGGTGATTATTTCTAAAAGAGCCAGACAGATTTCTACTAACCTGAAAGAAGAGCTTACAGCAAAGCTTTCAGAGTTTGCAACAACAGTAGACAATCTGGAAGAAATTCACGAGAACAGAGAGCAGATCGAAATTTCTAAGTTCTACGAAAGAATGCCGAAGCCTACTACTCTGGCAACTGAGGAGTTTATCGAAGGTAAGGTGTATTTCACAAAAGGTACTGATCAAGAATTTTAA
- a CDS encoding acyl-CoA dehydrogenase, whose amino-acid sequence MNFQLTEEQLAVKEAARDFAQTELLPGVIERDNAQKFPAELAAKMGEMGFMGMMVDPKYGGGGMDSVSYVLAMEEISKVDASASVMMSVNNSLVCWGLEKYGTEEQKQKYLTKLSTGELIGAFCLSEPEAGSDATSQRTTAEDMGSFYLLNGNKNWITNGERASVYLVMAQTDREKGHKGINCLIVEKGMEGFVVGKKEDKMGIRGSDTHSLNFNDVKVPKENRIGEDGFGFKFAMNTLNGGRIGIAAQALGIAAGAVELAVQYSKERKSFGKPIHQHQGIAFKLAEMATKVEAARNLVYRAAWMKDEGMDYTQAAAMAKLYASEVAMEVSTEAVQVHGGYGFVKEYHVERLMRDAKITQIYEGTSEIQKIVISRTLTKD is encoded by the coding sequence ATGAACTTTCAACTTACAGAAGAACAACTGGCTGTAAAAGAGGCTGCCAGAGATTTCGCTCAAACTGAACTTTTGCCAGGAGTTATTGAGAGAGACAATGCTCAGAAATTCCCAGCCGAACTGGCTGCCAAAATGGGAGAAATGGGCTTCATGGGCATGATGGTAGACCCTAAATATGGTGGAGGCGGAATGGATAGCGTTTCTTACGTTTTAGCCATGGAAGAAATCTCCAAAGTTGATGCTTCTGCTTCAGTAATGATGTCAGTAAACAATTCGCTTGTTTGCTGGGGTCTGGAGAAATATGGCACAGAAGAACAAAAGCAAAAATACCTGACAAAACTATCAACAGGCGAACTTATTGGCGCATTCTGTCTTTCAGAGCCTGAAGCTGGTAGTGATGCAACATCTCAGCGTACAACTGCTGAAGATATGGGTAGCTTTTACCTGCTAAATGGTAACAAGAACTGGATCACCAACGGTGAAAGAGCTTCTGTATACTTGGTAATGGCACAAACCGACCGTGAAAAAGGACACAAAGGTATCAACTGCCTAATTGTGGAAAAAGGCATGGAAGGTTTTGTAGTAGGTAAAAAAGAGGACAAGATGGGTATCAGAGGTTCTGATACACACTCACTGAACTTCAATGATGTAAAAGTTCCTAAAGAAAACCGTATTGGCGAAGATGGCTTCGGATTCAAGTTTGCCATGAACACATTGAACGGTGGACGTATCGGTATTGCAGCTCAGGCATTGGGTATTGCAGCAGGTGCAGTGGAATTAGCTGTTCAGTACTCTAAAGAAAGAAAATCATTCGGCAAGCCTATCCACCAGCACCAAGGCATCGCGTTTAAGTTAGCTGAAATGGCAACAAAAGTGGAAGCTGCCAGAAACTTGGTGTACCGTGCTGCATGGATGAAAGACGAAGGAATGGACTACACACAAGCCGCTGCGATGGCAAAACTGTATGCTTCTGAAGTTGCAATGGAGGTTTCTACCGAAGCAGTTCAGGTACATGGCGGTTATGGTTTTGTAAAAGAGTACCACGTAGAAAGGCTGATGCGTGATGCAAAAATCACACAGATCTATGAGGGTACTTCAGAGATTCAGAAAATCGTTATCTCAAGAACTCTTACAAAAGACTAG